The Streptomyces sp. NBC_00236 DNA window GACCTCGTCGAGGGCCATGTGGAGGGCGGGGGACTGCGGGGTGTCGTGGATGAGCTGCCAGTCGTAGTCGCTCCACTCCGTGGCCTGCGCCAATGCCCGGCGTACGGCGACGGCGACACCCTCCGACGTGAGCCCCAGCATCACCGTCGACTCCGGGAGCGCCGCGTCGATCCGGGCGGCCAGGGCCGCGGTGTCGGTGGTGGCCGGGGCCCCCTCCAGCGCCGCGTCGATCGTCAGGATCGCCTCGTCCGGCTCCAGGAAGAAGTCACCCGCCACCCGTACGTCGCGCAGCGCCCCGCCCCTGACGTCCAGGTCCACCACTACCAGCTTGCCGCCGGGGACCTTGTACTCACCGTGCACAGCCGTGCCTCCCTTGTACCTGCGACTCGACGTACCTACGAATCGACTCCGACCAGGCATAACGTCACGACCGGGACGATTTAGTCCGGCCCTGTGCCGTGGGAGGCGTGTCCGGCCCCGGCGGGAGCGGGAAACATCCTGTCGGTCTCCGCGCGTACGAAGTTGTCGACGACGTTCACCCGCTGGGAAGGCGGCATTTGTTCTCCTTGGTCCCCTTGTCGGCGGATCCTTCCATGGGGAATGGGTGCGGCAACCGGGTGATCACCCGACTTCCTGCGGGCCTGCCCGGCGGGGTGGCGGCGAGGGCGTTTCCGTGCTCCGGGCCGATCGGTCAGCGGTCTCCGGGCCGATCGGTCCGTGGTCTCCGGGTCGATCGGTCAGTGGTATGTACCAAGGTCTTGACACCCGCTTAGTTCACTTCTTAAATCATCCAGTGAACTAAGCGGCCCCACCGTCCCACTCCGTACGCGGTTTCATGCTCAACACCACCCCCACCTCGGTCGGCGCGGCTCCCGTATGTCCCCCCGCGCTGCGCCTGTCATGTATATGCCTGTCATATGCATGACAGGTTCCCCTTCCTCCCCCTCACACACCGGAAGGGAGAGTCATGGACTCCCCACGCCGTACGCGGCGCCTGCTGCACTCCGTACTCTCGGTTCTCACCCTCGCCCTGGTCACGACGGCTCTCGCGGGCGGCGGCGGTCCCGCCTCCGCGTCCACCGCCCCGATGTCCGAAACGGCGGCCGCGGCCGCCGTCACGACGTTCTCCGACGAGTTCGACGGCTCCGCCGGCTCGGCCGTGAACGGCAGCAAGTGGCAGATCGAGACCGGCGACAACGTCAACAACCATGAGCGGCAGTACTACACCGCCGGAAACAGCAACGCCGCACTGGACGGCCAGGGGCATCTGGTCATCACCGCGCGCAAGGAGAATCCGAACAACTACCAGTGCTGGTACGGCACCTGCCAGTACACCTCGGCCCGGCTGAACACCTCCGGGAAGTTCACCCAGACCTACGGTCACGTCGAGGCGCGGATGAAGATCCCGCGCGGCCAGGGCATGTGGCCCGCCTTCTGGATGCTGGGCGACGACATCGGACAGGTCGGCTGGCCCAACTCCGGCGAGATCGACATCATGGAGAACGTCGGCTTCGAACCCTCCACCGTCCACGGCACCCTGCACGGTCCCGGCTACTCCGGCTCCGCCGGCATCGGCGCCGGATACACCCTCCCGAACGGGCAGGCCTTCGCCGACGCCTTCCACACCTTCGCCATCGACTGGGCCCCCAATTCGGTGACCTGGTCCGTGGACGGCAACGTCTATCAGCACCGCACGCCCGCCGATACCGGTTCCAACACCTGGGCCTTCAACAAGCCCTTCTTCCTCATCCTCAACCTCGCGGTCGGCGGCTACTGGCCGGGCGACCCCGACGGCAACACCACCTTCCCCCAGCAGCTCGTCGTCGACCACGTCCGCGTCACCACCAGTGACAGTCAGCCGGCAACGGGCGGACCCATCACCGGCCTGGCCGGCAAGTGCGTGGACGTCGCCGCGGCGAACACCGCCAACGGCACCCCGGTCCAGCTCTACGACTGCAACGGCAGCAACGCCCAGCGGTGGAGCGTGAACGCGGACGGCACGATCCGTGCGCTCGGCAAGTGCCTCGACGTGGCATCGGGCGGAACCGCCGACGGCACCGTCGTGCAGTTGTGGGACTGCAACGGATCGGCGGCCCAGCGCTGGGTCGTGAGCGGGGCGCGTGACATCGTCAACCCGCAGGCGAACAAGTGCCTGGACGTCACCGGCAACAATGCGGCCAACGGTACGCGGCTGCAGATCTGGACCTGTGGCGGTACCGCCAACCAGAAGTGGACGGTGAGCAGTTGATGGGGAGTCACGGTGCAGGAAGACGTGCGCCCGTCGTCCGGAGCCTGCTCGGTGCCGGGGCGGCCGCGGTGCTGCTGGCCGGTCTGACCGGTTCGCCCGCCCTGGGCGCCGCAGCGGCGACCGGGCAGATCACCGGCCTGGCCGGCAAGTGCGTGGACGTCGCCGCCGCGAGCAGTGCCAACGGCACCCCGGTCCAGCTCTACGACTGCAACGGCACCAACGCCCAGCAGTGGGACGTCGGTTCGGACGGGAGCATCAAGGCGCTGGGCAAGTGTCTGGACGTGACCTCGGCCGGTACGGCGAACGGCACCCTGGTCCAGCTGTGGGACTGCAACGGCTCCGCTGCCCAGCGCTGGACCGTCACCGCGGCCCACGACATCGTCAATCCGCAGGCGGACAAGTGCCTGGACGCGACCGGCAACAGTTCGGCCAACGGCACCCGGCTGCAGATCTGGACGTGCACGGGCGCCGCCAACCAGAAGTGGACCGCGCCCACCGGCGGAGGAGACCCGACGACGCCGCCCGCCGGGGCGATGGCCGTCGCCCCGTACCTCTACAACGGCTGGGGCAGCCCGCCCAGCCCGACCACCGTCATGAACGCCACCGGCGTCAAGTGGTTCACGCTCGCCTTCGTCCTCAGCAACGGGTACTGCAACCCGCAGTGGGACGGCGGCAGGCCGCTGACGGGCGGGGTCGACCAGCAGACCGTCAACACCGTCCGGGGTGCGGGCGGCGACGTCATCCCGTCCTTCGGCGGCTGGAGCGGCAACAAGCTGGAGAGCTCCTGCTCCAGCGCGGGTGAGCTGGCTGCCGCGTACCAGAAGGTCATCAACGCCTACGGGCTCAAGGCGATCGACATCGACATCGAGGCCGAGGCGTACGACAGCGCCACCGTCCAGCAGCGCACGGTCGACGCGTTGAAGACGGTCAAGGCCAACAACCCGGGGATCAAGGTCTACGTCACCTTCGGCACCGGACAGAACGGTCCCGACGACAGCCTGATCCGCAAGGCCGCCGCGTCCGGGCTGACCGTGGACAGCTGGACGATCATGCCGTTCAACTTCGGCGGGGCGGGCCAGAACATGGGCAACCTCACCGTCGGCGCGGCCGAAGGGCTGAAGAACACGGTCAAGAGCGCCTACGGCTACTCGGACGACCAGGCGTACCGGCACACCGGCATCTCCTCGATGAACGGCATCACGGACAACAGTGAGACCGTCACGGTCGCGGACTTCCGCACCATCCTCGGCTACGCGCAGCAGCGGCACCTGGCCCGGCTGACCTTCTGGTCGGTCAACCGGGACCGCCCGTGCACCGGCGGCGGCGCCGACACCTGCTCGGGCGTCTCGCAGCAGCCGTGGGACTTCACGAAGGTGTTCGCCCAGTACTCAGGCTGACCGGCGAACCGCGAACCGCGAACCGCGAACCGCGAACCGCGAACCGCGAACCGCGAACCGCGAACCGCGAACCGCGAACGAGAACCGCGATCCGCGGACGGGGCCCTGGGCGCTTGTGCGCCGAGGGCCCCATTCGTCGTGAATCGCCGTTCCCGCCGCCCCCTGGGCGTTTGATCCGCTGTCCCGTGCCGCTGTGTGCCTCGTGTGTACGGCCGTTATCCGATCGTCAGTAAAAACCGTCCGGTATGTGGTCACCCCCCTTGCCTTGCGGACTGTATGCGAAATACGGTCTGCGATATTCCCTGATCACCCCTTGGCGGGAGGTAGGCCCTCGTGCGCCGAAAAGCGGTTGCCCTGGTGGCGGTTGCATTGGTGTCCTTCACTTCGGGCTGCGCGTCGCTGCAGTCCTCGGCGACCGAGGTCGGCGGTGTACGCAAAACCGACGACCGGTCCGTACGCGACGGCGGGACACTCACCGTCGCCCTCAACTCGGACCCGGACAAACTCGACCCGACGCTCGCCCAGACCCTCGTCGGCCGCACGGTCTTCGCGGGCATGTGCGAGAAGCTCTACGACATCGACGAGGACGGGGTCGTCGTGCCGCAGCTCGCTGCCGCACTGCCCACCACCTCGGCCGACGGCCGCACCGTCACCCTGAAGGTGCGCCCCGGCCTGAAGTTCAGCGACGGCACCCGGCTCGACGCCGCGGCCGTCGTCACCTCGCTGCTGCGCCACCGTGACCTCCCCGGATCCGCCCGCGGCACGGAGCTCGCCCCGGTCACCTCCATCGAGGCCACCGGCCCCGACACGGTACGGATGAGGCTCAAGCAGCCCTACGTACCGCTCACCGGCGTCCTCGCCGACCGGGCCGGGATGGTGATGTCACCGGCCGCGCTCAAGAAGTACGGGAAGAACTTCACGAACCACCCCTCCTGCGTCGGCCCCTTCCGCTTCGTCGAGCGCGTCGGCGGCGACCGGATCGTGCTGAAGAAGGACCCGAACTACTACGACGCGGACAAGGTCCACCTCGACGGCGTCGTCTACAAGCCCATCCCCGACGGCAACGTCCGGCTCGCCAACCTGCGCTCCGGCGACCTCCAGGTCGGCGACCAGATGGGCCCCGTCGACGTACAGAGCGCCCTCACCGAGCCGAAGCTCCAGCTCTTCAACTCGCCCTCGCTCGGCTACCAGGGCATCGGCCTCAACGTCGGCAACGTGAAGGGCCTCGGGCAGCAGCCCGGCAAGCTCGACACCCCGATCGCCCGGGACGTCCGGGTCCGGGAGGCATTCGAGCTCGCGATCGACCGCGACACCCTCAACGAGGTCGTCTTCCAGGGCATGTACGAACCGGCCTGCGGCCCCATCTCACCGCAGTCCGCCATCGCCCCCGGCGTCAAGCCCGAGGACTGCCCGAAGCGCGACATCGCCAAGGCGAAGAAGCTGCTGAAGGAGGCGGGCGTGAAGACCCCGCTGAAGATCGAGCTGAAGACCTCCACCACCCCCGAACAGGGGCGGGTCGGACAGGTCCTCCAGGCCATGGTCAAGGAGGCCGGCTTCGACCTGTCGCTGCGGCCCACCGAGTACGCCACCATGCTCTCGGAGACCGACGCCGGACACTACGACGTCTTCACCAGCGGCTGGTCCGGCCGGCTCGACCCGGACGGCAACGTCTCCAACTTCCTCAAGACCGCCGGCGCCATGAACGCCTACGGCCTCGGCGACCCCGCGATCGACCGGCTCATCGCGGAGGGCCGCACCGTCGCCGACCCGGCGCGGCGCACCGAGATCTACGACGAGCTCACCCGGCGCGTGCAGGACGCCCACACGCTGATCTACCTCTACCGGCAGAAGAACTACGTCGTCGCCACCAAGGACGTCGCGGGCATCCGCGTCTACGGCGACGGACTGGTCCGGGTTACGAATGCGGGGTACACCCGATGACGAAATACCTGCTGACGCGGCTGCGCCAGTCCCTCATCACCCTCTTCCTGGTCTCCGTCGTGGTGTTCGCCGGCATCCGGGCACTGCCCGGCGACCCGGCGCTCGCCCTGGCCGGTGAGGAGCGCAGCCCCGAGGCGCTCGCCGCGATCCGTGAGGCGTACGGCCTCAACGACAACATCGTCGTGCAGTACGCCCGCTTCATCGGCCACGCCCTCACCGGCGACCTCGGCAACTCCTCCCGCACCGGGCTCCCGGTCGCCGACGCCATCGGGCAGGCCCTCCCCGTCACGCTGGAGCTGGCCGCGCTGTCCCTGCTGCTCGCCGTGGTCCTCGGCATCGGTGCCGGAGTCGTCGCCGCCGTGCGGCGCGGGAAGCCCGAGGAGTGGATCGCCAACGTGATCGCGCTGATCGGGCTCTCCATCCCGACGTTCTGGCTCGGCATCGTGCTCGTCCTCGGCTTCGCCATCGCCGTCCCGGTGTTCGCCGCCTCCGGATACGTCCCCTTCGGTACGGACCCGGTCGACAACCTGCGCCGCATGGTGCTGCCCGCGATCGTGCTCGGCTCCGGGCTCGCCGCCGTCGTGATGCGCCAGACGCGGGCGGCGATGCTCGACTCGCTCTCCGCCGACTACGTGCGCACCGCCCGCGCCAAGGGCCTGTCGAAACGGTCCGTCGTCGGCGGGCACGCCCTGCGCAACTCGCTCGTCACCGTCGTCACCGTGCTCGGACTCCAGCTCGGACACCTGATCTCCGGCGCCGTCGTCACCGAGCAGATCTTCGTCCTGCCCGGCTTCGGCAAGCTCACCATCGACGCCGTTTTCACCCGTGACTACGCGACGCTACAGGCAGTGGTGCTCTGCACCTCCGCCGCGTACATCCTCATCAATCTGCTGGTCGACGTGGTCTATTCGGTCATCGACCCGCGCATCCGGCTCGGAGGTGCCCGGTGACCACAGCGACCCCAGCGCTCCCCACCGTCCCGCAGACCGCGAAGAAGAAGGGGACCGGTAACGGACGGCTCCGCGCCCTGCGCCGGAACCGGCTCGCCATGACCGGTGGCATCATCGCCGCGGTCTTCATCCTGGTCGCCCTCCTCGCCCCGCTGATCGCCCCGTACGACCCCTCGCAGCCGGACTTCGGGAACGTCCTCGCCGAACCGGGCGCGGCCCACTGGCTCGGTACCGACGATCTTGGGCGCGACCAGCTGTCCCGCATCGTGTACGGCGCGCGCGCCTCCATGCAGGTCGGCCTCGTCGCCGTCGTGCTGGCGTTCGTGATCGGCGTACCGCTGGGGCTGATCGGCGGCTACTACGGGAAGTTCGCCGACGGCGCGATCTCCCGGCTCACCGACACCATGCTGGCCTTCCCCTTCCTGGTGCTCGCCGTCGGCCTCGCCGCGATCCTCGGCCCGTCGCTGACCAACGCGACCATCGCCATCGGCATCTCGCAGATCCCCGCCGTCATCCGCATCACCCGGGCCGAGACGCTGCGGCTCAAGCACGTCGACTACGTCGGCGCGGCCATAGCCAACGGCGGCGCCGACGGAACCGTGCTCTTCCGGCACATCCTGCCCAACGCCACCTCCGCGCTGATCGTCCAGGCGACCGTCGGCATCCCCGCCGCCATCATCGGCGAGGCCCTGCTCAGCTTCCTGGGTCTCGGCGTCCAGCCCCCGGACCCGTCCCTCGGCGTGATGCTCTCCGGCGCCCAGTCCTTCCTGGCCCCGGCGCCCTGGCTCGCCGTCTTCCCCGGCCTGGCGATCGTCGCGGCGACCCTGGCCTTCAACCTGCTCGGCGACGGACTGCGCGACGTCCTCGACCCCCGTGGAGGGACCCGATGACCGAGACCGTTCTCGAATCCGTACGGGGACGGGTGGGTGAGCCCGTCCTGAGCGTCCGCGACCTGTCGGTCTCCTTCCGCTCCGACACCCGCACCGTGCACGCCGTCGACGGCGTCTCCTACGATCTGCACCCCGGCGAGGTCCTCGCCGTCGTGGGGGAGTCCGGGTGCGGCAAGTCCGTCACCTCCATGGCCGTGATGGGACTGCTCCCGCCCACGGCACGCATCGGCGGCTCCATCCGCGTCGGCGGCAGGGAACTCGTCGGCGCGCCGGAGAAGGAGCTCCAGAAGATCCGCGGCAAGGACATCGCGATGATCTTCCAGGAGCCGATGACCTCGCTGAACCCGGTTCTCACCATCGGCCGGCAGATCGGCGAGGTGCTTCGCAGGCACCAGGGGCTGAGCCGGAAGGAGGCCAGGGAGCGGTCCGTGGACCTGCTCGACCTGGTCGGCATCCCCGCCCCGCGCAGCCGCATCGACGAGTACCCGCACCAGCTCTCCGGTGGCATGCGCCAGCGCGTGATGATCGCGATCGCGGTCGCCTGCGACCCCTCGGTCCTCATCGCCGACGAACCGACCACCGCGCTCGACGTCACCGTGCAGGCGGGCATCCTCGAAGTCCTCCAGTCGCTGCGCGAACGGCTCGGCACCGCGATCGTCCTGGTCACGCACGACCTCGGCGTCGTCGCCGACGCGGCCGACCGGGTTCTCGTGATGTACGCCGGGCGCTCCGTCGAAGAGGCCCCCGTACACGAACTGTTCGCCACCGCCCGGCACCCGTACACCCGCGGGCTGCTCGGAGCCGTCCTGCGCCCGGGCGGCGAGGGCAAGCGCCGGCTGCCCGAGATCCCCGGCCTGGTGCCGAGCCTCGACAGCCAGCCCGACGCCTGCACCTTCGCACCCCGGTGCAGCCGCGCCGACGACAACTGCACGGGTGGCCGCCCCGGCTTCAGGTCCGTCGACCCGAGTACGGGGACGGACGCAGCCCACCGGGCGGCGTGCTGGCACCCGTACGGCGCCGACGAGGCGTCCGACACCCTCACGGCCACCCCCGCCGCCGAGCCCGCGCGACCCGACCAGGAGGCCGGAAAGTGACCGCAGCACAGACCGTCCCCGCCCCGCGCGAAAGCGCCGAGGGCGCCGCGGACCAGCAGCACCCCGTGCTGCGGATCGACTCGATGGAACGGCACTTCGCGGCTTCCGGCGGCGGCACCGTCCGCGCCGTCGACGGCGTCTCGATCACCGTCGGCCGCGGCGAGGTCGTGGGCCTCGTCGGGGAGTCCGGCAGCGGCAAGTCGACCGTCGGCCGCTGCGCCGTACGCCTCGACGAACCCACCGGCGGCACCGTCCACATCAACGGCACCGACATCACCCATCTGTCCCGCCGCGCCGTGCGCCCGCTGCGCAAGGACTTCCACCTGGTCTTCCAGGACCCCTCGTCCTCGCTCGACCCGCGCATGACCATCGGCCAGATCATCGCCGAACCCATCAGGCTCCACCGCCGGGCCCGCGGCTCCGCCGTCCGCGAGCGGGTCGAGGAACTGCTCGCCCAGGTCGGGCTGCGCCCCGAGCACGCCGACCGGCACCCGCACGAGCTCTCCGGCGGCCAGCGCCAGCGCATCTCCATCGCCCGCGCGCTCTCCTGCGACCCGGATCTCGTCGTCGCGGACGAACCGACCTCCGCCCTCGACGTCTCCGTGCAGGCCTCCGTCCTCAACCTGCTCGCCGACCTCCAGCGCGACCGCGGTTTCGGCTGCCTGTTCATCACCCACGACCTGGCCGCGGTCGAGTTCCTCGCCGACCGCATCGCCGTGATGTACCTCGGCCAGATCGTCGAACAGGCCCCCACCGCCGAACTGTTCGCCGACCCCAAGCACCCCTACACCCAGGCGCTGCTCTCCGCGGCGCCCGTGCCCGACCCGGTGCTCCAGCGCTCCCGCGAGCGCATCGTGCTCCACGGCGAACTGCCCAGTCCGCTGGACCCGCCGCCCGGCTGCCGCTTCCACACCCGCTGCCCGCTCGCCACCGACCGGTGCCGCACCGAGATCCCCGCCCTGCGGGAACTGCCCGGCGGCCGGCAGGTCTCCTGCCACCTCGTCGACGACGACGGCGCCGCCCCGGACGCGGCCGCCTGACCCGCGTACGGGAGGCGGGCCCTCGTTCCCGGAGCCGGCCTCCCGTACGTACGATCCGCAACAAACCACAGAACGTCGCAGCAAGGAGCCGCATCCGTGTTCACCACCCGGCCCACCCTCCAGGGCACCTTCGGCATGGTGTCCTCCACCCACTGGCTCGCCTCGCAGTCCGCGATGGCCGTCCTGGAGGACGGCGGCAACGCCTACGACGCCGCCGTCGCCGCCGGATTCGTCCTGCACGTCGTCGAACCGCACCTCAACGGCCCGGCCGGCGAGGTGCCGATGATCCTGGCGCCCCGCGACGGGGACGTCCGGGTCCTGTGCGGCCAGGGCCCCGCCCCGGCCGGTGCCACGGTCGCCCACTACCGCTCGCTCGGCCTCGACCTGGTCCCCGGCACGGGGCCGCTCGCCTCCGCCGTGCCGGGTGCCTTCGACGCCTGGATGCTGCTGCTGCGCGACCACGGCACCAAGACCGTCGCCGAGGTGCTGCGGTACGCCATCGGATACGCCGAGGACGGGCACGCACCCGTCGAGCGCGTCGGCCAGACCGTCGAGACCGTCCGCGAGCTCTTCGAGACCGAGTGGCAGTCCTCCGCCGACGTCTACCTCCCCGGCGGCACGTCCCCGAAGCCGGGCGAGTTGTTCCGCAACCCCGCCCTCGCCGCCACCTGGCGCCGCCTGATCACCGAGGCCGAGGAGACCGGCGGCGAGGACCGCACCGCGCAGATCGAGGCCGCCCGCGCGATCTGGCGCGAAGGCTTCATCGCCGAGGCCCTGGTCCGCCAGGCCGCCGTCCCCACCATGGACACCAGCGGCACCCGCCACACCGGCACCCTCACCGCCGCCGACCTGGCCGGCTGGTCCGCGTCGTACGAGGCCCCCGCCACGTACGACTGGAACGGCTGGACGCTGGCCAAGGCCGGCGGCTGGAGCCAGGGCCCCGCCTTCCTGCAGCAGCTCGCGCTGCTGCCCGCCGAACTGCCGGCCTACGGCTCCGCCGACTACGTCCACCTCCTCATCGAGGGCTGCAAGCTCGCCATGGCGGACCGGGAGGCCTGGTACGGCGACGCCGCCGAGGTTCCGCTCGGCACGCTGCTCTCCGAGCCGTACAACGCCGCCCGCCGTGCGCTGGTCACCGACGAGGCCTCGCACGAGCTGCGCCCGGGCAGCCCCGACGGCCGCACGCCCGTGCTCAGCGAGCACGCCCACGCCGTCGCCGCCGGCGAGTCCGGCTTCGACGCCATGGGCATACCGGCCGCCGGTGTCGGCGAGCCGACGGTGGCGAAGGACGGAGCCGCCGTCGCCGCGGGCGAGCCGACCGTCGCCAAGGACGGCGCGACCCGCGGCGACACCTGTCACGTCGACGTCGTCGACCGCTGGGGCAACATGGTCTCCGCGACCCCCAGCGGCGGCTGGCTCCAGTCCAACCCGGTCGTGCCCGAACTCGGCTTCCCGCTCGGCACCCGCCTCCAGATGGCCTGGCTGGACGAGGGCCTGCCGAACTCCCTCACCCCCGGCCGGCGTCCCCGCACCACCCTCACCCCGTCCCTCGCCCTGCGCGACGGCGTCCCGGTAATGGCCTTCGGCACCCCGGGCGGCGACCAGCAGGACCAGTGGCAGCTGCACTTCTTCCTCGCCGTCGCCCTGCGCGCCGAGGTCCGCGGCGGCCTCGACCTCCAGGGCGCCGTCGACGCCCCGAACTGGCACAACGACAGCTTCCCCGGCTCCTTCTTCCCGCGCGGGATGCGCCCGGGCAGCGTCACCGTCGAGGAGGGCATGGACCCGGACGTCGTCGCGGAACTGCGCCGGCGCGGCCATGACGTCACGGTCGGCGACCCGTGGTCCGAGGGCCGGATGTGCGCGGTCGCCCGCGACCCGGAGACCGGGGTGCTGTCGGCGGCGGCGAACCCGCGTGGCATGCAGGGGTACGCCGTCGGGCGCTGAGGGGCCGACGGCCCGGTCGTGACGCGGG harbors:
- a CDS encoding RICIN domain-containing protein — translated: MDSPRRTRRLLHSVLSVLTLALVTTALAGGGGPASASTAPMSETAAAAAVTTFSDEFDGSAGSAVNGSKWQIETGDNVNNHERQYYTAGNSNAALDGQGHLVITARKENPNNYQCWYGTCQYTSARLNTSGKFTQTYGHVEARMKIPRGQGMWPAFWMLGDDIGQVGWPNSGEIDIMENVGFEPSTVHGTLHGPGYSGSAGIGAGYTLPNGQAFADAFHTFAIDWAPNSVTWSVDGNVYQHRTPADTGSNTWAFNKPFFLILNLAVGGYWPGDPDGNTTFPQQLVVDHVRVTTSDSQPATGGPITGLAGKCVDVAAANTANGTPVQLYDCNGSNAQRWSVNADGTIRALGKCLDVASGGTADGTVVQLWDCNGSAAQRWVVSGARDIVNPQANKCLDVTGNNAANGTRLQIWTCGGTANQKWTVSS
- a CDS encoding ABC transporter ATP-binding protein, which gives rise to MERHFAASGGGTVRAVDGVSITVGRGEVVGLVGESGSGKSTVGRCAVRLDEPTGGTVHINGTDITHLSRRAVRPLRKDFHLVFQDPSSSLDPRMTIGQIIAEPIRLHRRARGSAVRERVEELLAQVGLRPEHADRHPHELSGGQRQRISIARALSCDPDLVVADEPTSALDVSVQASVLNLLADLQRDRGFGCLFITHDLAAVEFLADRIAVMYLGQIVEQAPTAELFADPKHPYTQALLSAAPVPDPVLQRSRERIVLHGELPSPLDPPPGCRFHTRCPLATDRCRTEIPALRELPGGRQVSCHLVDDDGAAPDAAA
- a CDS encoding ricin-type beta-trefoil lectin domain protein, which codes for MGSHGAGRRAPVVRSLLGAGAAAVLLAGLTGSPALGAAAATGQITGLAGKCVDVAAASSANGTPVQLYDCNGTNAQQWDVGSDGSIKALGKCLDVTSAGTANGTLVQLWDCNGSAAQRWTVTAAHDIVNPQADKCLDATGNSSANGTRLQIWTCTGAANQKWTAPTGGGDPTTPPAGAMAVAPYLYNGWGSPPSPTTVMNATGVKWFTLAFVLSNGYCNPQWDGGRPLTGGVDQQTVNTVRGAGGDVIPSFGGWSGNKLESSCSSAGELAAAYQKVINAYGLKAIDIDIEAEAYDSATVQQRTVDALKTVKANNPGIKVYVTFGTGQNGPDDSLIRKAAASGLTVDSWTIMPFNFGGAGQNMGNLTVGAAEGLKNTVKSAYGYSDDQAYRHTGISSMNGITDNSETVTVADFRTILGYAQQRHLARLTFWSVNRDRPCTGGGADTCSGVSQQPWDFTKVFAQYSG
- a CDS encoding gamma-glutamyltransferase family protein; the protein is MFTTRPTLQGTFGMVSSTHWLASQSAMAVLEDGGNAYDAAVAAGFVLHVVEPHLNGPAGEVPMILAPRDGDVRVLCGQGPAPAGATVAHYRSLGLDLVPGTGPLASAVPGAFDAWMLLLRDHGTKTVAEVLRYAIGYAEDGHAPVERVGQTVETVRELFETEWQSSADVYLPGGTSPKPGELFRNPALAATWRRLITEAEETGGEDRTAQIEAARAIWREGFIAEALVRQAAVPTMDTSGTRHTGTLTAADLAGWSASYEAPATYDWNGWTLAKAGGWSQGPAFLQQLALLPAELPAYGSADYVHLLIEGCKLAMADREAWYGDAAEVPLGTLLSEPYNAARRALVTDEASHELRPGSPDGRTPVLSEHAHAVAAGESGFDAMGIPAAGVGEPTVAKDGAAVAAGEPTVAKDGATRGDTCHVDVVDRWGNMVSATPSGGWLQSNPVVPELGFPLGTRLQMAWLDEGLPNSLTPGRRPRTTLTPSLALRDGVPVMAFGTPGGDQQDQWQLHFFLAVALRAEVRGGLDLQGAVDAPNWHNDSFPGSFFPRGMRPGSVTVEEGMDPDVVAELRRRGHDVTVGDPWSEGRMCAVARDPETGVLSAAANPRGMQGYAVGR
- a CDS encoding ABC transporter ATP-binding protein, whose product is MTETVLESVRGRVGEPVLSVRDLSVSFRSDTRTVHAVDGVSYDLHPGEVLAVVGESGCGKSVTSMAVMGLLPPTARIGGSIRVGGRELVGAPEKELQKIRGKDIAMIFQEPMTSLNPVLTIGRQIGEVLRRHQGLSRKEARERSVDLLDLVGIPAPRSRIDEYPHQLSGGMRQRVMIAIAVACDPSVLIADEPTTALDVTVQAGILEVLQSLRERLGTAIVLVTHDLGVVADAADRVLVMYAGRSVEEAPVHELFATARHPYTRGLLGAVLRPGGEGKRRLPEIPGLVPSLDSQPDACTFAPRCSRADDNCTGGRPGFRSVDPSTGTDAAHRAACWHPYGADEASDTLTATPAAEPARPDQEAGK
- a CDS encoding ABC transporter permease, with product MTTATPALPTVPQTAKKKGTGNGRLRALRRNRLAMTGGIIAAVFILVALLAPLIAPYDPSQPDFGNVLAEPGAAHWLGTDDLGRDQLSRIVYGARASMQVGLVAVVLAFVIGVPLGLIGGYYGKFADGAISRLTDTMLAFPFLVLAVGLAAILGPSLTNATIAIGISQIPAVIRITRAETLRLKHVDYVGAAIANGGADGTVLFRHILPNATSALIVQATVGIPAAIIGEALLSFLGLGVQPPDPSLGVMLSGAQSFLAPAPWLAVFPGLAIVAATLAFNLLGDGLRDVLDPRGGTR
- a CDS encoding ABC transporter substrate-binding protein, producing the protein MSFTSGCASLQSSATEVGGVRKTDDRSVRDGGTLTVALNSDPDKLDPTLAQTLVGRTVFAGMCEKLYDIDEDGVVVPQLAAALPTTSADGRTVTLKVRPGLKFSDGTRLDAAAVVTSLLRHRDLPGSARGTELAPVTSIEATGPDTVRMRLKQPYVPLTGVLADRAGMVMSPAALKKYGKNFTNHPSCVGPFRFVERVGGDRIVLKKDPNYYDADKVHLDGVVYKPIPDGNVRLANLRSGDLQVGDQMGPVDVQSALTEPKLQLFNSPSLGYQGIGLNVGNVKGLGQQPGKLDTPIARDVRVREAFELAIDRDTLNEVVFQGMYEPACGPISPQSAIAPGVKPEDCPKRDIAKAKKLLKEAGVKTPLKIELKTSTTPEQGRVGQVLQAMVKEAGFDLSLRPTEYATMLSETDAGHYDVFTSGWSGRLDPDGNVSNFLKTAGAMNAYGLGDPAIDRLIAEGRTVADPARRTEIYDELTRRVQDAHTLIYLYRQKNYVVATKDVAGIRVYGDGLVRVTNAGYTR
- a CDS encoding ABC transporter permease — translated: MTKYLLTRLRQSLITLFLVSVVVFAGIRALPGDPALALAGEERSPEALAAIREAYGLNDNIVVQYARFIGHALTGDLGNSSRTGLPVADAIGQALPVTLELAALSLLLAVVLGIGAGVVAAVRRGKPEEWIANVIALIGLSIPTFWLGIVLVLGFAIAVPVFAASGYVPFGTDPVDNLRRMVLPAIVLGSGLAAVVMRQTRAAMLDSLSADYVRTARAKGLSKRSVVGGHALRNSLVTVVTVLGLQLGHLISGAVVTEQIFVLPGFGKLTIDAVFTRDYATLQAVVLCTSAAYILINLLVDVVYSVIDPRIRLGGAR